In Nymphaea colorata isolate Beijing-Zhang1983 chromosome 5, ASM883128v2, whole genome shotgun sequence, one genomic interval encodes:
- the LOC116254338 gene encoding endochitinase A1-like codes for MNRGFRAPDSKMPGPLHHRPGMKLGSILKEKEEELSLFLELRKREKERTNMLLRNADEFPSLASKSGGSPIFKVATATASRKVGSDDFLNSDSEKNDYDWLLTPPGTPLFPSLEKESHACSVGQIGTPKARPTVLKSRLSVPQSETAPRGNPLSRQPISTSALNTSSTSLRRPISTAIASLTTSRPSVTTSSAVSRPSGTTNSTASRPSTPTGRSTLPAASKPSRASTPTSRATLPSTKPVAASGRPATPSARSSTPTARPTLSASKSSSRPSTPTRRPSTPSAVCSNPGPPSRSTSGAKSSTASRNAASSRGTSPTVRSRPWQPSEMPGFSLDAPPNLRTSMPERPVSASRGRPVAPNALKSGSSEGGSNGKPRRQSCSPTGLRGRVPSTGNQSNGSLTTSSRLRSDNGDNVSPVVIGSKMVERVINLRRLAPPRQDNLRSSPNNPLGKSASPDSTGFGRTLSKKSLDMALRHMDIRRSIPGSLRPLMTNVPASSMYSVRSGPARSRPISISDSPLATSSNASSEQSVSNSNLCLDVSEVEDDDLSSEKGFRSSPAGLSGRSGNGSTNWLVCSENHV; via the exons ATGAATCGTGGTTTCAGAGCTCCAGACTCGAAAATGCCGGGGCCTTTGCATCACAGACCGGGGATGAAACTCGGAAGCATcttgaaggagaaggaagaagaactGTCTTTGTTCCTTGAGCTGCGGAAACGCGAGAAGGAGAGAACCAACATGCTTCTTCGCAACGCGGACGAGTTTCCCTCTTTAG ctTCAAAATCAGGGGGTTCACCCATTTTCAAGGTAGCAACGGCAACAGCTTCACGCAAGGTTGGATCCGATGACTTCCTGAACTCAGATTCAGAGAAAAACGACTACGATTG GCTACTTACACCACCTGGAAcacctctttttccttctctggaaAAGGAATCACATGCATGTTCAGTTGGTCAAATTGGGACACCAAAAGCTCGTCCAACTGTGCTTAAATCTAGA TTATCTGTTCCTCAGTCTGAAACAGCTCCAAGGGGAAATCCATTATCAAGGCAGCCCATCTCAACCTCAGCCTTGAACACATCAAGCACTTCTCTCCGAAGACCCATTTCAACTGCAATCGCTAGTTTAACCACTTCTCGGCCATCTGTAACCACAAGTTCTGCAGTGTCCCGACCATCTGGAACCACAAATTCGACAGCATCTAGGCCATCGACACCAACTGGACGGTCCACACTACCAGCAGCTTCTAAGCCCTCCAGGGCTTCCACTCCAACCTCAAGGGCAACCTTACCTTCCACGAAACCCGTTGCTGCTTCTGGAAGACCTGCCACACCTTCTGCTAGATCGTCCACTCCAACAGCCAGGCCTACACTGTCAGCTTCTAAGTCATCATCAAGGCCATCTACCCCCACAAGGCGGCCATCAACACCATCCGCTGTATGTAGTAATCCTGGACCACCTAGTCGTTCAACTTCTGGTGCTAAGTCGAGCACTGCATCAAGGAATGCTGCATCCTCACGTGGTACTTCTCCTACAGTCAGATCCAGACCCTGGCAACCTTCAGAGATGCCTGGTTTCTCGTTGGATgctccaccaaatttgaggaCGTCAATGCCTGAAAGGCCTGTTTCTGCCTCTAGAGGTAGGCCTGTTGCCCCAAATGCCCTCAAATCTGGTTCTTCTGAGGGTGGTTCAAATGGTAAACCAAGAAGGCAATCATGCTCTCCTACTGGTTTGAGAGGGAGGGTTCCAAGCACCGGTAATCAGAGCAATGGAAGCTTAACTACATCAAGTCGATTGCGTTCTGATAATGGTGATAATGTTAGCCCTGTTGTAATTGGGAGCAAGATGGTTGAAAGAGTAATTAATCTGCGAAGATTGGCACCTCCTAGGCAGGACAATTTACGATCTTCCCCAAATAATCCCTTAGGAAAGTCGGCTTCTCCTGATAGCACAGGCTTTGGCAGGACACTTTCAAAGAAATCACTGGACATGGCCCTGAGGCACATG GACATTCGGCGTAGTATCCCTGGGAGCTTAAGGCCTCTTATGACCAATGTTCCTGCTTCCTCTATGTATAGTGTCAGATCTGGGCCTGCGAGAAGCAGACCTATCAGCATTTCAGATTCACCTCTTGCTACAAGCAGCAATGCTAGTTCAGAGCAGAGTGTTAGCAACAGTAACCTTTGCTTGGATGTGAGCGAAGTTGAGGATGACGATTTAAGCAGTGAAAAAGGGTTTCGATCATCCCCGGCAGGTCTATCTGGCAGAAGTGGCAATGGGAGCACTAATTGGCTTGTCTGCTCTGAAAATCATGTTTGA
- the LOC116254759 gene encoding villin-1 isoform X1, with translation MLLNDDGVDVAFQGAGAKAGLEIWCIENLRVVAVPKSSHGKFFCGSSYIILNTIFLRSGVPYHDIHYWLGKDMKPDDSTMASDKALELDVALGYHAVQYREVQGHESEKFLSYFKPCIIPLEGVFSSETGRSDNGSYQVSLFVCKGERAARVKEVPFSRSSLNHDDVFILDTESKMYLFSGCNSRIQQRAKALEVVQYINENNHIGKCDVAAIEDGKFVGDPDVGEFWSLFGGYAPISKNSASLSNVELQGSSAKLYWVARKKLCLIGDNLLKKDLLCSDKCYMLDCDGEIFLWMGKNTSLTERKESILTVEDTIHSQGRSRSTNVTFLTEGSETVKFTTYFDCWPQVFAQSLYEEGKGKVAAMFKQHGFDVRELPTEDPEPYIDCVGSLKVWRVASHTIVPVETGKLFSGNCYILQYTYLGDEKEECIFYAWFGSDSTMEDRVDAISLMHSQVDSVGGQPVMAQLFEGKETVQFFYIFQRLVIYKGGLSSECKKYVEQNGIADEMYHEGSIALFRVQGTGSANMQAIQVNLVSSSLNSSFCYILEAEAFMFVWTGNLSSPKDHDIADRMLDHLNPKKQPIQVKEGSEPDIFWDAIGGKMDYPKEKDTKEFVEDPHLFVCIGIEGDLKVKEIFNFSQDDLTTEDVFILNCHTELYVWIGQHAKFRSKESAFSIAKKFIDLDILLEGMSLETAIHVVMEGYEPKFFTRFFSWDTSKASMHGNSFERKLAVVKGLGPKLETPKKIPRAYRAGDTSKSSQRSRSKSTTSERTAPRSKSPAFTALTSRFEASIAPQLSTPPVVRNLFVKSSEDSLNLGKTSSISPGIESSESCGMKQSKEGFLDSVPAKEEASVSSTEEILTNGNDALSVGLQTFPYEKLRVSSNDQIIGVEITKREAYLSAEEFMGVFGMAKEAFYNLPKWRRDKLKKLHDLF, from the exons AAGCTCATACATAATCTTAAAT ACAATTTTTCTTAGAAGTGGAGTTCCTTATCATGATATTCATTATTGGCTTGGAAAGGATATGAAACCG GATGATTCCACGATGGCATCCGATAAGGCACTTGAACTAGATGTAGCTCTAGGCTACCATGCTGTCCAGTATAGAGAAGTTCAAGGACATGAAAGTGAAAAATTTTTGTCATACTTCAAGCCTTGTATCATACCACTTGAAGGAGTGTTTTCTTCAGAGACTGGAAGGTCTGACAATGGAAGTTACCAGGTCAGCTTATTTGTGTGCAAAGGAGAACGTGCTGCCCGCGTCAAGGAA GTGCCGTTCTCACGGTCTTCTTTGAATCACGATGATGTTTTTATACTGGACACGGAGTCAAAAATGTACCTCTTTAGTGGATGCAATTCCCGCATACAACAAAGAGCAAAAGCGTTGGAGGTTGTTCAGTATATCAATGAAAATAATCACATTGGGAAGTGTGATGTGGCAGCAATTG AGGATGGGAAATTTGTTGGTGATCCTGACGTTGGCGAGTTCTGGAGCCTTTTTGGCGGCTATGCTCCCATCTCAAAGAATTCAGCTAGCCTCAGTAACGTAGAGCTTCAAGGTTCCTCAGCAAAGCTATATTG GGTAGCTCGCAAGAAACTGTGCCTCATTGGAGACAATCTATTGAAGAAAGATTTACTGTGCTCAGATAAATGTTATATGCTTGATTGTGATGGGGAGATTTTTCTTTGGATGGGAAAGAATACTTCGCTGACTGAAAGAAAGGAATCCATTTTAACTGTTGAG GATACAATCCATTCTCAAGGGCGGTCCAGGAGTACCAATGTGACTTTTCTGACAGAGGGTTCTGAGACAGTGAAATTTACAACTTATTTTGATTGCTGGCCTCAAGTTTTTGCCCAAAGTCTgtatgaggaaggaaaaggaaaagttgcAG CAATGTTTAAACAGCATGGTTTTGATGTGAGGGAGCTTCCAACAGAGGATCCTGAGCCATATATAGACTGCGTTGGCAGCCTAAAA GTCTGGCGAGTTGCGTCTCACACCATAGTGCCTGTTGAAACAGGCAAGCTGTTCAGTGGGAATTGTTATATTTTGCAGTACACATACCTtggagatgaaaaagaagagtGCATTTTTTATGCCTGGTTTGGCAGTGACAGCACCATG GAGGATAGAGTGGATGCTATCTCTCTCATGCATTCACAGGTTGATTCAGTTGGTGGTCAGCCAGTTATG GCTCAGCTTTTTGAAGGCAAGGAAACAGTGCAGTTCTTTTACATCTTCCAGAGATTAGTCATTTACAAG GGTGGGCTAAGTTCTGAATGTAAGAAGTATGTTGAACAAAATGGAATAGCTGATGAAATGTATCATGAGGGTTCTATTGCCCTTTTTAGAGTTCAAGGTACAGGTTCTGCGAACATGCAAGCCATCCAAGTTAATCTG GTCTCAAGTTCACTTAACTCATCATTCTGTTATATTCTGGAGGCAGAAGCATTTATGTTCGTTTGGACTGGCAACCTTTCTTCTCCAAAAGACCATGATATTGCTGACAGAATGCTGGACCATCTTAAT CCTAAGAAACAACCTATACAAGTGAAGGAGGGTAGTGAACCAGACATCTTTTGGGATGCAATTGGGGGGAAGATGGACTATCCAAAGGAGAAGGATACTAAGGAATTTGTTGAGGATCCACATTTATTTGTCTGTATTGGTATAGAAG GTGATCTTAAG GTCAAAGAAATATTTAACTTCAGTCAAGATGACTTGACCACTGAAGATGTGTTTATACTTAATTGCCATACTGAACTTTATGTATGGATAGGGCAGCATGCTAAATTTAGATCCAAAGAATCAGCTTTCTCAATAGCTAAG AAATTTATTGACCTAGATATTCTCCTGGAAGGGATGTCCTTAGAGACTGCAATACATGTTGTTATGGAAGGATATGAGCCAAAATTCTTCACCCGTTTCTTCTCATGGGATACTTCAAAGGCATCT ATGCATGGGAACTCATTTGAGAGAAAACTGGCAGTTGTGAAGGGACTTGGCCCTAAGCTGGAA ACACCAAAAAAGATTCCTAGAGCATATAGAGCGGGTGATACTAGTAAATCGTCACAGCGCTCCAGAAGCAAATCAACCACTTCTGAGAGGACTGCACCAAGAAGCAAATCCCCAGCATTTACTGCATTAACCTCAAGGTTTGAGGCATCAATTGCCCCTCAATTGTCCACCCCACCTGTTGTCAGGAATCTCTTTGTTAAATCTTCTGAAGACAGCTTAAACCTGGGAAAGACTTCCAGCATTTCACCTGGAATTGAAAGCTCCGAATCCTGTGGAATGAAACAATCAAAAG AGGGGTTTTTGGATTCTGTTCCAGCAAAAGAAGAGGCAAGTGTATCTTCGACCGAAGAAATCCTGACAAATGGCAATGATGCACTATCAGTTGGCTTGCAAACATTTCCTTATGAAAAGTTAAGAGTTTCCAGCAATGACCAAATAATAGGTGTCGAGATAACTAAAAGAGAG GCATATTTATCTGCTGAGGAGTTTATGGGAGTATTCGGAATGGCCAAGGAAGCATTTTACAATCTACCGAAGTGGAGACGGGACAAACTTAAGAAGCTGCATGATCTGTTTTAA
- the LOC116254759 gene encoding villin-1 isoform X2 — MLLNDDGVDVAFQGAGAKAGLEIWCIENLRVVAVPKSSHGKFFCGSSYIILNTIFLRSGVPYHDIHYWLGKDMKPDDSTMASDKALELDVALGYHAVQYREVQGHESEKFLSYFKPCIIPLEGVFSSETGRSDNGSYQVSLFVCKGERAARVKEVPFSRSSLNHDDVFILDTESKMYLFSGCNSRIQQRAKALEVVQYINENNHIGKCDVAAIEDGKFVGDPDVGEFWSLFGGYAPISKNSASLSNVELQGSSAKLYWVARKKLCLIGDNLLKKDLLCSDKCYMLDCDGEIFLWMGKNTSLTERKESILTVEDTIHSQGRSRSTNVTFLTEGSETVKFTTYFDCWPQVFAQSLYEEGKGKVAAMFKQHGFDVRELPTEDPEPYIDCVGSLKVWRVASHTIVPVETGKLFSGNCYILQYTYLGDEKEECIFYAWFGSDSTMEDRVDAISLMHSQVDSVGGQPVMAQLFEGKETVQFFYIFQRLVIYKGGLSSECKKYVEQNGIADEMYHEGSIALFRVQGTGSANMQAIQVNLVSSSLNSSFCYILEAEAFMFVWTGNLSSPKDHDIADRMLDHLNPKKQPIQVKEGSEPDIFWDAIGGKMDYPKEKDTKEFVEDPHLFVCIGIEGDLKVKEIFNFSQDDLTTEDVFILNCHTELYVWIGQHAKFRSKESAFSIAKKFIDLDILLEGMSLETAIHVVMEGYEPKFFTRFFSWDTSKASMHGNSFERKLAVVKGLGPKLETDTKKDS, encoded by the exons AAGCTCATACATAATCTTAAAT ACAATTTTTCTTAGAAGTGGAGTTCCTTATCATGATATTCATTATTGGCTTGGAAAGGATATGAAACCG GATGATTCCACGATGGCATCCGATAAGGCACTTGAACTAGATGTAGCTCTAGGCTACCATGCTGTCCAGTATAGAGAAGTTCAAGGACATGAAAGTGAAAAATTTTTGTCATACTTCAAGCCTTGTATCATACCACTTGAAGGAGTGTTTTCTTCAGAGACTGGAAGGTCTGACAATGGAAGTTACCAGGTCAGCTTATTTGTGTGCAAAGGAGAACGTGCTGCCCGCGTCAAGGAA GTGCCGTTCTCACGGTCTTCTTTGAATCACGATGATGTTTTTATACTGGACACGGAGTCAAAAATGTACCTCTTTAGTGGATGCAATTCCCGCATACAACAAAGAGCAAAAGCGTTGGAGGTTGTTCAGTATATCAATGAAAATAATCACATTGGGAAGTGTGATGTGGCAGCAATTG AGGATGGGAAATTTGTTGGTGATCCTGACGTTGGCGAGTTCTGGAGCCTTTTTGGCGGCTATGCTCCCATCTCAAAGAATTCAGCTAGCCTCAGTAACGTAGAGCTTCAAGGTTCCTCAGCAAAGCTATATTG GGTAGCTCGCAAGAAACTGTGCCTCATTGGAGACAATCTATTGAAGAAAGATTTACTGTGCTCAGATAAATGTTATATGCTTGATTGTGATGGGGAGATTTTTCTTTGGATGGGAAAGAATACTTCGCTGACTGAAAGAAAGGAATCCATTTTAACTGTTGAG GATACAATCCATTCTCAAGGGCGGTCCAGGAGTACCAATGTGACTTTTCTGACAGAGGGTTCTGAGACAGTGAAATTTACAACTTATTTTGATTGCTGGCCTCAAGTTTTTGCCCAAAGTCTgtatgaggaaggaaaaggaaaagttgcAG CAATGTTTAAACAGCATGGTTTTGATGTGAGGGAGCTTCCAACAGAGGATCCTGAGCCATATATAGACTGCGTTGGCAGCCTAAAA GTCTGGCGAGTTGCGTCTCACACCATAGTGCCTGTTGAAACAGGCAAGCTGTTCAGTGGGAATTGTTATATTTTGCAGTACACATACCTtggagatgaaaaagaagagtGCATTTTTTATGCCTGGTTTGGCAGTGACAGCACCATG GAGGATAGAGTGGATGCTATCTCTCTCATGCATTCACAGGTTGATTCAGTTGGTGGTCAGCCAGTTATG GCTCAGCTTTTTGAAGGCAAGGAAACAGTGCAGTTCTTTTACATCTTCCAGAGATTAGTCATTTACAAG GGTGGGCTAAGTTCTGAATGTAAGAAGTATGTTGAACAAAATGGAATAGCTGATGAAATGTATCATGAGGGTTCTATTGCCCTTTTTAGAGTTCAAGGTACAGGTTCTGCGAACATGCAAGCCATCCAAGTTAATCTG GTCTCAAGTTCACTTAACTCATCATTCTGTTATATTCTGGAGGCAGAAGCATTTATGTTCGTTTGGACTGGCAACCTTTCTTCTCCAAAAGACCATGATATTGCTGACAGAATGCTGGACCATCTTAAT CCTAAGAAACAACCTATACAAGTGAAGGAGGGTAGTGAACCAGACATCTTTTGGGATGCAATTGGGGGGAAGATGGACTATCCAAAGGAGAAGGATACTAAGGAATTTGTTGAGGATCCACATTTATTTGTCTGTATTGGTATAGAAG GTGATCTTAAG GTCAAAGAAATATTTAACTTCAGTCAAGATGACTTGACCACTGAAGATGTGTTTATACTTAATTGCCATACTGAACTTTATGTATGGATAGGGCAGCATGCTAAATTTAGATCCAAAGAATCAGCTTTCTCAATAGCTAAG AAATTTATTGACCTAGATATTCTCCTGGAAGGGATGTCCTTAGAGACTGCAATACATGTTGTTATGGAAGGATATGAGCCAAAATTCTTCACCCGTTTCTTCTCATGGGATACTTCAAAGGCATCT ATGCATGGGAACTCATTTGAGAGAAAACTGGCAGTTGTGAAGGGACTTGGCCCTAAGCTGGAA ACAGACACCAAAAAAGATTCCTAG